The Sphingosinithalassobacter sp. CS137 genome includes a region encoding these proteins:
- a CDS encoding SDR family oxidoreductase, whose amino-acid sequence MPRSAVVIGASGGIGGALLAAIEDEGGFDAVHGFARSWQGDRHLDLTDEASIAAAAAHVATGPAPELVVVATGLLHEAGRGPEKALKELDAEWLARTYAVNAIGPALVAKHFLPLLPRAGTPVFAALSARVGSIADNRLGGWHGYRASKAALNMLVRNAAIEAKRANDRSIVVALHPGTVDTALSRPFQGNVAPGALFDAERAALQLLDVIEDLKPVDSGKLFAWDGAEIPF is encoded by the coding sequence ATGCCGCGCTCGGCAGTGGTGATCGGCGCGTCCGGCGGCATCGGCGGCGCGCTGCTGGCGGCGATCGAGGACGAAGGCGGCTTCGACGCGGTGCATGGCTTCGCACGCTCGTGGCAGGGCGACCGCCACCTCGACCTGACCGACGAAGCGAGCATCGCCGCCGCTGCGGCGCATGTGGCCACCGGCCCCGCGCCCGAACTCGTCGTCGTCGCGACCGGGCTGCTCCACGAAGCGGGCCGCGGCCCCGAAAAGGCGCTGAAGGAGCTCGACGCAGAGTGGCTGGCGCGCACCTATGCGGTCAATGCGATCGGTCCGGCGCTGGTCGCAAAGCATTTCCTGCCGCTGCTTCCGCGCGCCGGCACTCCCGTGTTCGCTGCGCTGTCGGCGCGAGTCGGCAGCATCGCCGACAATCGGCTCGGCGGCTGGCATGGCTATCGCGCCTCGAAGGCCGCGCTCAACATGCTGGTGCGCAACGCCGCGATCGAAGCGAAGCGCGCGAACGACCGGTCGATCGTCGTGGCGCTGCATCCCGGCACGGTGGACACCGCATTGTCGCGGCCGTTCCAGGGCAATGTCGCGCCCGGCGCTCTGTTCGACGCGGAGCGCGCCGCGCTCCAGCTGCTCGACGTGATCGAAGATCTGAAGCCGGTCGATTCGGGCAAGCTCTTCGCCTGGGACGGCGCCGAGATCCCGTTCTGA
- the yaaA gene encoding peroxide stress protein YaaA: protein MIAVLSPAKTLDYATPLPASIEPTAPRLGAEAETLAQGAAKLSKSRLGALMHISDKLAALNVDRFRGFAEQPERPALYAFAGDVYSGFEARTLEEPAIAFAQDHVRILSGLYGLLRPLDAMRPYRLEMGTRWAPGRAKDLYGWWQDRIADLLASDIAAEGSGTILNLASQEYWRAVAGKLPAGVRIIEVDFREPGPDGPRFVSFHAKKARGMMARWMCEHHIADAEAMRGFDSAGYRFDAAASEADRWTFVRSGEAS, encoded by the coding sequence ATGATTGCGGTCCTCTCCCCGGCGAAGACGCTGGACTATGCCACGCCCCTCCCCGCCTCGATCGAGCCCACCGCGCCGCGGCTCGGGGCAGAGGCGGAAACACTGGCGCAGGGTGCGGCCAAGCTGTCGAAAAGCCGGCTCGGCGCGCTGATGCATATTTCGGACAAGCTGGCGGCGCTCAACGTCGATCGCTTCCGGGGCTTCGCCGAGCAACCCGAGCGACCCGCGCTCTATGCCTTTGCCGGCGACGTCTACAGCGGCTTCGAGGCACGCACGCTCGAGGAGCCGGCGATCGCCTTCGCGCAGGATCATGTGCGGATCCTTTCGGGGCTTTACGGGCTGCTGCGCCCGCTCGACGCGATGCGGCCCTATCGGCTCGAAATGGGAACGCGCTGGGCACCCGGGCGGGCCAAGGACCTCTATGGCTGGTGGCAGGACCGGATCGCCGACCTGCTTGCAAGCGACATCGCGGCGGAAGGATCGGGCACGATCCTCAATCTTGCGAGCCAGGAATATTGGCGCGCAGTAGCGGGCAAGCTTCCCGCGGGAGTGCGGATCATCGAAGTCGATTTCCGCGAACCGGGCCCCGACGGACCCCGCTTCGTCAGCTTTCACGCGAAAAAGGCGCGCGGAATGATGGCGCGCTGGATGTGCGAGCATCATATCGCCGATGCCGAGGCGATGCGCGGCTTCGACAGTGCGGGCTATCGCTTCGACGCCGCGGCGAGCGAGGCGGACCGCTGGACCTTCGTGCGCAGCGGCGAGGCGAGCTGA